The DNA region CCCCACAAGAACCCGACGTCACGCCGCCCGTGACGGATTCCCGACGCATAATACTAACCTCTCGCTAGTGGGAGGTGGTCGACCAGCAAGGCCTCGGCTCCCTCAACGCGCGCGAGTGGCCTTTCGCCCTCCGCGCTATCGGCTTCGATCTCGCACGCACCGAGACGTACGCCCTTCTCGTCGCGCACGGCGTCCCGCCGCACGACCACGACCCGTCCCGCGGGCCCTGCAGCCCATCACGCCTGCGCATGCCGCAGGAGCACTTCTCGGCCATCGCCGCGTGGCTGCTCATGCGCCGCGACCCGcacgaggaggccgaggacgcctGGAAGATGTTCGACCCGCGCGGTACGGGGCGTATCACGCTCGAGAGCCTGAGGGC from Colletotrichum higginsianum IMI 349063 chromosome 4, whole genome shotgun sequence includes:
- a CDS encoding Cell division control protein 31, coding for MASPSALFDLGQGRRDLAALPADWQQNIREAWEVVDQQGLGSLNAREWPFALRAIGFDLARTETYALLVAHGVPPHDHDPSRGPCSPSRLRMPQEHFSAIAAWLLMRRDPHEEAEDAWKMFDPRGTGRITLESLRAVCAEVNSTLSEADMRRMIDMADISGKGWVSKDEFIEVARGGFGRG